The DNA window ccacgtgttacaacagcgtagcttggtagtaaaagagtgcgggtactttcctggcccgcctgcagtccacacatgtgtcccatcgaaaatatgtggcgcattatgaagcgtaaaatacgacaacaagaccccggactgttgaacaacttaagctgtacatcaagcaagaatggtaaagaattccactttcaaagcttcaacaattagtttcctcagttcccaaacgtttattgagtgttgttaaaagaaaatgtgatgtaacacagtggtgaacatgccctttcccaactactttagcatgtgttgcagccatgaaattctaagttaattattatttgcaaaaaaaaaaaaagtttatgagtttgaaaatcaaatatcttgtctttgttgtgcattcaatgggttgaaaaggatttgcaaaacattgtattccgtttatatttacatctaacacaatttcccaactcatacggaaacaaggtttgtacataACAAGACCCGATTGGACAAAAAATCCAAAGTGGGCATCATTTTGTACCCTGCGGTGTAAACATCGCCTTTGTGTTTTTCATGTGCTAAGCTGGTAAATGTGTAGCACCATGGATGCATGCTTGCTCCCGCAGGAGGGGATACAAATTCCGTCTGAACAGGTGCCGGCTTTTCTTTCGGCCTTTTTTCCGTTTTGTTCTGACTCATTCTTTCTCCCCTAGAGGAGGCTTTTGATTTTTTGGCTTGAGTCTGTCACAAAAAAATCCTTTATCTTCAGAGCCAGATTCATTAAAATGGTCAATGCAAATTACTGTCACTTGATCCGTCCCATTTACAAATGATGCGAGAAATTATCATGATTGGGGATGAAGATGCAACCAAAACACATACTATGCAAAATGACAGTGTATGGAAACGGCCTCCAGtcggttttttttttagctgacgTCAGTAGGCTGACGTAGGTTCAGGAGGTAATGTGGGCAGGCCAAAATGTGGCTGAGACTCAAATCTGCCATCAGGAAACACACCTAAAATCTCTACTTTGGGGGAATATTCTACTCGTGGGAacagaactatgaaataagtgtcaatgttttcagtgttaaaaaggtCCTTTTAAAGGAAAACTGCAGTGTTCTTTATGTTGTCTATTGTTCAGAACCataatgaaagacatgatgacggctgtatttttttaatgcattgtaccTCGAAAATAAACGTTAATATATGTCCGCTTACAACAAAGCCAATCTgaggtcctctattccacccataaaacccagtaaaaaaaatatccaaaaccGCCATTTACATTTCGGTACTTGaacattaaccaagtattagggaTGTTGTTATTATatgcgctaacgcagacaaactatttaaaaCGGCACCGTGATCATAGGCTTGTGTGACTATGTTGACATCAAGTGGTAagctgcttccttgcttccttgctcGCGGAAGTTAATTGTAGATCATAAAAGATGCCTCTCCTTGATAGTAGAAGAATCAGGACAtcttccgacaagttggtacactttgacagctaaTTTAGACCCAAAATTGGCAAAAATGACAGAAAAAGACACTTGGTTTCACCCCACCTTTTCCTCATGGGGATTATGAgttattcttcatctaaacgggactaTATCAATGGGCACCCccatgacagcagacattgtacagaaaGGGAtgctttattatgttttttggctCTTATAAAGTCTGCAGTCAGTAGTAATTAGTGATGttgttggaaaaaaagaaaacattgcaatccttttttaaagaaataatgcGCCACGTATGTTTAAAAAGAGCAAAATACGTGAATATTAAATGTATTATGAAtatgcccgttactacattacatatatacctcCATCATGTCTACAAAACCTTAATGTTCTTTtcagggctttataggcagaggAGAGCGGCTCCTATAGGCTCCATCGTAAGccgacttttgatcgcatttatttttactttatagGCAGAGTAGAGCGGCtcctataggctccattgtaagccgacttttgatcgcatttatttttactatttagagtacataaaaaaaaaagaaaaaacacgtgttcttgtcttacataaggaatgtaaatgataggcaacattccaaaaaagtgcagttccccttaaaaccATGAAAGACAATGTTAGACCTATATGTGCATCGATAAGTAATGTGTTTGATGCATGTTACGtgtggttgtttttgtgttgtcggGCAACACAACAACTGCCTATGGGTAGTATTTACATTTTCCATTGCATCAAAGCAAAACTAAGGTGTTCTAAagtacagtaaggctccactttttaaAATGCGCTAATTCGATGCCAATTTTTTATTGGATTTGCTTAAGACATGTTACTGATTAACATTAGCAATttcacatggcgatttcaacacctataTATTAGTTAATAGAAGCTACAACACAGacgcacctactcagtggcctagtggttagagtgtccgccctgagatcagtaggctgtgagttcaaaccccggccgagtcatactaaagactataaaaatgggacccattacctccctgcttggcactcagcatcaagggttggaattgggggtcaaatcaccataaatgattcccgggtgtggcactgctgctgcccactgctcccctcacctcccagggggtgaactagggaatgggtcaaatgcagaggacaattttcaccacacctagtgtgtgtgtgacaatcattattagtacttaaactttaacttatAATCAAACAATAAAATACAAGACTTACTtttaccaaaaatatatattggaATTATTGCCACAATGcacatatgcaacattttcactctGCTTTCACATGACTTTGTGCCTTTCCAATTCTTCTTTACTCACCATGTGCTTGGACTCGTGAGCAAACGTGGCGTCATGTGCAACCCAGCAATACGGACTTGATTTTCTGCTAAAGGAAACATTCACACGTTGACGTCTCTAGCCCAACAGAATGTGACGAGCACACAAAAAGGCGCAGTGTGAGGCAGCAAATCCATGCCAAGACACttcaagcatgtgtgtgtgtgtgtgtgtgtgtgtgtgtgcctgtgtgcgtgtgtttagGAGGGAGGGAGCCCTTAAGTCGGTTCACAGACACAGATTGGTGCTTTGTGTCGTCATCGAGCAGTTAATACACACACCATCTGCATGAATGCATCACATGCTAAACCCTTATACTGCATTATCAAGTCATTGTTGTATATATCCATTTATCTGTCTATTCTCTATATCCAAAATAATTACAGTAAATAACACTGTCGTTGCCACACAATAATGTGAGGCAATACTGttccaaatgaggtaatattgTATCATATGTCGATGTCAGCATGTATTGCTCCTCTGGTTGGGTTTCTTTCTAGGTCCTTTCTTCAGAAAATGATGTATGTGGTTCATCTCTTCTGAGCAGTATCATGGTATGCAGTGTTATTGTATGCTCTTTGACAAATTTGAGGTTCTGCTTGTTGTCCTGGTTGCTCGTTCCTGCAAAAATCAGCTCTTAGTTCATCATTAAGGACATATGTAGAAATAATTGGTTTGTTtgttctaaaccagtggttctcaaattatTTTCACCAAGAACCACCTCAGAAACACTTAGCCatattgaccaacattaaaaatacagtagcgtagtaggcctaagtgttcatttaaaacaaggctgaggttttatttaacaagtgtatttaataGTTTTGGCCATTGTAACAATACACACAGTCTGAACAATAACACTTTGTTTgaatgtaggaaaataaaacactgtactttagcCAAGTGATTCTTTGACATATCACTAGATGGATCACGTGTACCACTTGTGGTACACATAcaaaagtttgagaatcactgttatAAACCAGGGGTTCttcacctttttgacctcggggcccaataTTTACACTACAGAGGGACCCAGAGCCCACTCAAATAATAACGCTGAGTTAGTAATTTTACTCTATGTTTTGATCggattcaataattatatctaacaggCTTACAGTTTGAAAGGATAAACTTgtaaaatgatatgaaaccatatcttcatcacaaagattattatcaagatTCAGGTCGGACTGGTTACAAAAATGCTAATAAAAAATACTGCAAAAAAAGTGTAgagaggcgcagccggcgaacgagcagcggggcaaggcacgctggagccctgcccaagatggcggcaaggaggcggagaatgcggtggagcggagaggcggggcgtgctgggagcgatGCCGCAATCTGATTTAGGTGCGTGGATTGCGCACCGGCACACggttgacttatctcctcacactgtataaaaggggagaaggaggacagATCGGGGAAGAAGGAGtcggagagtccgcagcagtggCTGGAGAACAACAGGAAGCAAGACACGGAAAGCGAGCTGCCGGAGCGGCGACGGCACAACAAActgtctttattgaaaaataaacgagagatttccttcctgggtggtcagtggaacccgaggggcgacagggaaagtcgttcacAAAAAGGGACTcagaaaaatgctaaaaaatataaatatatttacacacaattacccagtgcaaaaataaataaatttaaactaAATCGAtgataaataatgaaaataatattgtgacagaCTTCCTGCCATCTCCATGTGGGTTGCCAGGACCATGGATGCACAACACCCCGTAGCAGGGTTGATATacatttattgtttcaataaactgCGTCATTGGGTCCCAATCGGTcgcgccactttctagcgcgcTCTTGGCTGTTTGTCTTCGCGCACCTTTCAGTGGCCGGGtgttgcgtcttccgcgggggctcatgtcTTTGCCTGGTCGCTCTCGTCGCTGGTGTCGTTGCTGTGTGCTGCCGTTCCTCCTCCGTCTCTCTCCGGTCTttcctccctcgcccttcttGTGCTGtagcagcagatggagagattgtgagcaggtgtgtgtctgaCGCCCCTGACTCAGATTGCCGCTCtcgtgccgctccgcgtgcgtcacgccgctcctcgccgccgcatgccccgcctcctggcctccatcaggGTCAGGACCGCTTCTCTCAgtccgctgtcggcccgtcggctgcgtctctccacaaataaactgtcaatagaattaaagtgcaaatgaaaatacacattCGCCACTTCCGTCATAATGTTTGCGCTTTGGAAACTTCTCTCTAACTTAAGCTTCAGACATTCtttgtttaatattgtcattactgccacaagtggtggaaaagtgtacttcAAGTGAATACAACTGAGTTAGAAACATTGTTTTTATAGCAACCTGAAGCGATAATTTGTTCACTATCAATGTCAATCGTATTTAGTTGTCAATCTTATTTAgttgtttagtgtatatatatatatatatataaatatatatatatatatatatatatatatatatatatatatatatatatatatatatatatatatatatatatgttagggctgggcaacgattaaaaattttaatcggagttaatcgcactatttctctgattaatcgcgattaactgcattgtatacgcaaagcccaataatgaattcaaaagtagtgtgtagtgcacctttattggaatattctcccacatgaataatagcgccaaaacatttgttgtgcaaacacagtTTAAATCAGTCCCTGTTAAACAGTTGcaattaaatagcatattttatgaaaatcaactcaaaaaatgtaaatacacacatttaagcttactaccactgccagggtatttaagttatcctgttttttatggaaaataaatataatctacatacaaatctctgagccacaatcataacatctgaacaggcaatatCTGAGGTAAcaccagaaacatttttttttatcagggattttatgtttaaaaaacctatattataggtagtgggctgttttagggaatgtttgatcaaattagccgtagtagcaatattaataatgttgtgtttattctgcgttgtgcacttaaaataattatgaccatatctaggaattgatatgatgggaattttgcgattgtttgcttggtgctttgataaactgaacgcctATACATGGCactatattgtgacgttatgagccaggggggggggggaaactaccctacccagcatgcaacaggagtgacgagcatgcgcggtaccccggtataggttgtgtcgccatgacggcatcttgtatgttgtcatatgcacactctgaaagcaaacgttaagaactcagccaacactcctcgtctgcattattcataaatagacagaaaacacaaatactccgctgcctCATAGGCCGCTGGATGtggccggcaaagtattcccatgctagctagccggtctagcgagcacgcgtcattcagtccaaaacggcccgatctatccacattcagaattgtctggcggtcgtaagtgatcccggagtgaccacgctgtaagccagccatgaaatttgcagaattgtccggtatttttgtcaaatgttccatctttaccaagagcccctcgacgccgaattCCCaaccgggcgacgccatcttgttaagaaaaggcgttaacaaaataaaagtatgtaaacaacatacgcaaatgtgcagaggtgggtagtaacgcgctacatttactctgttacatctacttgagtaacttttgggataaattgtacttctaagagtagtttttatgcaacatacttttacttttacttgagtatatttatagagaagaaacgctacttttactccgctccattcatctacaatcaggtcgctactcgctacttttttttatcgatctgttaatgcacgctttgtttgttttgattttgtcagacacgcattcaaagtaggaaccacgcatgcctgcgtttcaccaatcacatgcagtcactggtgacgttagaccaatcaaacagagccaggtggtcacgtgaccgtcacacgtagaacccgacatattgaaaaacttattggggtgttaccatttagtggtcaactgtacggaatatgaactgtactgtgcaatctaccaataaaagtttcaatctatcaatgaatcaatcaaaagtgtaaacgaaaaaagacactttttatttcaaccgtacctcCAACCCTAAGCCAAAAactgattgcacagttcctgtcttcacaataaaagtgccgctccatcgcgcctgcgccaacaaaataagagtctccgaaagctagagcaaacaagctagcaagctacggagtttgccgccaatgtattttttgtaaagtgtacaaaaacgaatatggaagctggacagataagatgccaaaaaccaacgactttcatgatgtattagacaggaaggaggaactttttttctcctccatttgaaaaccgggacgttatcagcactactgtcaggtaatacaccaacttatatttttgtcttcattaaagataggaatctatatgtcaaacatgcatgtatattcattaaaacacctttaacatgtgaacaaaaacggcaaaataaataaatataaattatatactgtatatataaaggtatgtatatatatgatatgtgtgtatgtatatgtatatatgaggtagatcacctcgacttggtcatttattaagtaatttataaacgttgaaaatcttattggggtgttaccatttagtggtcaattgtatggaatatgtactgtactgcaatctactaatac is part of the Nerophis ophidion isolate RoL-2023_Sa linkage group LG08, RoL_Noph_v1.0, whole genome shotgun sequence genome and encodes:
- the LOC133557074 gene encoding uncharacterized protein LOC133557074 yields the protein MCYVRWHVCSGGVLNMQKGHESSMQFICGETQPTGRQRTERSGPDPDGGQEAGHAAARSGVTHAERHESGNLSQGRQTHTCSQSLHLLLQHKKGEGGKTGERRRRNGSTQQRHQRRERPGKDMSPRGRRNTRPLKGARRQTAKSALESGATDWDPMTQFIETINVYQPCYGVLCIHGPGNPHGDGRKSVTILFSLFIIDLV